GTGTGAGCAGTGCGTCGACGGTCGCCGGCCAGAGCGGGCACCGTCGCATCTTGCGTCCCTTACCTCGCAGTTGCACGTTGCCGAGTTGGTTGGGACGCAGGTTTAGGTCGCCGATCAGCAGCGACGCGGCTTCGGAGACGCGAGCGCCGGAGTTGTAAAGGAACAGCAGGAGCGCGTGATCGCGGCACCCTTGCTCGGTGCGGCGGTTGGGAGCCGCGAGGAGAGCATCCATCTCTGGCTTGTCCAGATAGGAGAGTTCGTTCCGTGTGAATCGCTTGAATGGGACGGCGCGTATCTGGCTGCACCAGGCGATATGTTCGGGGCTGCGTTCGGCGATGAAGCGCGCCATCGCGTGAACAGCCGCAAGACGCTGGTTGCGGGTTCGGATGGAGCATCTCCGGTTCTGTTCGAGATGATCGAGGAAGCCGCGCAGCACGTCGCTCGACAGGTCGAAGACATCGAGACGATCCACTGGCTTGTTCTGCGCG
The window above is part of the Granulicella sibirica genome. Proteins encoded here:
- a CDS encoding tyrosine-type recombinase/integrase, which codes for MSKSGSLGPWVKRFLLDHLVEERNLSRNTQRSYRDTFALLMPYAAAAQNKPVDRLDVFDLSSDVLRGFLDHLEQNRRCSIRTRNQRLAAVHAMARFIAERSPEHIAWCSQIRAVPFKRFTRNELSYLDKPEMDALLAAPNRRTEQGCRDHALLLFLYNSGARVSEAASLLIGDLNLRPNQLGNVQLRGKGRKMRRCPLWPATVDALLTLVRNRSANQPVFLNRLGDAITRHGIHWMLRNHVRTASASHPSLLRRPISPHAIRHTTATHLLRAGVDINTIRAWLGHVSIDTTNIYAEVDLQRKAEVLAHSNDFSTTPTTNQRW